The following proteins are encoded in a genomic region of Planococcus lenghuensis:
- the ileS gene encoding isoleucine--tRNA ligase, translating to MNYKDTLLMPKTDFPMRGNLANREPETQEKWEEMDIYQLVQERTKGRPFFVLHDGPPYANGDLHMGHALNKVLKDFITRSRSMMGFHAPYVPGWDTHGLPIEQALTNKGVNRKELSLAEFRKLCEEYAYEQLDNQRTQFKRIGVRGNWDNPYVTLKPEYESRQIEVFGKMANKGYIYKGLKPVYWSPSSESSLAEAEIEYKDKKSPSIFVSFAVTDGKGVLDEGTNIVIWTTTPWTIPANLGIAVHPELDYTVVNVSGKKFVVAQDLLEESASEMGWENYEAEKTVKGTALEHILTQHPLYDRTSLVMLGEHVTTDSGTGCVHTAPGHGEDDFIIGKRYGLDVLCPIDEKGVFTQEAPGFEGEFYDKANKTITEALDEAGALEKLGFITHSYPHDWRTKKPVIYRATAQWFVSIDAFRDDILTAIRNTSFTPAWGETRLFNMLRDRGDWNISRQRVWGVPIPVFYAENGDEIITEETVAHIAGLFREHGSNVWFEREAKDLLPEGFTHPASPNGKFTKELDIMDVWFDSGSSHQGVLEERDDLQYPADLYLEGSDQYRGWFNSSLTTSVAINGIAPYKGILSHGFVLDGHGRKMSKSLGNITVPAKVINQLGADILRLWVASVDFTADVRVSDENFKQVSEVYRKIRNTLKFLHGNLFDFNEQEHRVAYEDMREMDQYMVMKLRGMVETATKGYETYEFPAVYHALNTFCATDLSAFYLDVAKDVVYIEQADHPHRRAMQTVMFDSLKALVKLASPIIPHTADEMWSYLDQPEASVQLTDFPEIEAFPVFADLEEKWEAFMEVRDDVLKALEEARAAKTIGKSLEAKVTVYGNEETKALLASLDENVGQLFIVSDYEFGGEPANAPDGALKLDKVTVSVEKAPGEKCARCWMVSEELGESEEHPDLCPRCTSVVEALKV from the coding sequence ATGAATTATAAGGATACGTTATTAATGCCGAAAACGGATTTCCCGATGCGCGGCAATTTGGCGAACCGGGAGCCGGAAACGCAGGAAAAATGGGAAGAGATGGACATCTACCAGCTGGTACAGGAGCGGACAAAGGGCCGTCCGTTCTTTGTGCTGCATGATGGTCCGCCATACGCGAATGGCGACTTGCATATGGGGCATGCGCTGAACAAGGTGCTGAAAGACTTCATCACCCGTTCCCGTTCGATGATGGGCTTCCATGCGCCATATGTGCCTGGCTGGGATACACACGGACTGCCGATTGAGCAGGCCCTTACAAACAAGGGCGTTAACCGGAAAGAACTGTCGCTGGCTGAATTCCGTAAACTGTGTGAGGAGTATGCGTATGAGCAGCTCGATAACCAGCGTACGCAGTTCAAGCGGATCGGTGTCAGAGGCAATTGGGATAATCCATACGTGACACTGAAGCCTGAATATGAATCACGCCAAATCGAAGTGTTCGGTAAAATGGCCAATAAAGGCTATATCTATAAAGGACTGAAACCGGTGTACTGGTCACCGTCGAGTGAATCATCCCTTGCGGAAGCTGAAATCGAGTACAAGGACAAGAAATCTCCATCCATCTTTGTCAGTTTCGCTGTGACGGACGGCAAAGGCGTCCTTGATGAAGGAACCAATATTGTCATCTGGACAACGACTCCATGGACGATTCCCGCGAATCTCGGCATCGCCGTTCATCCGGAACTGGATTACACAGTCGTCAATGTCAGCGGCAAGAAGTTTGTCGTCGCACAGGATCTATTGGAAGAATCAGCTTCAGAAATGGGCTGGGAAAATTACGAAGCTGAAAAAACCGTAAAAGGGACAGCATTGGAGCATATCCTCACGCAGCATCCGCTCTATGACCGCACATCCCTGGTGATGCTCGGTGAGCACGTTACAACCGATTCCGGTACTGGCTGCGTGCACACAGCACCCGGACACGGGGAAGATGATTTCATCATCGGGAAACGTTACGGATTGGATGTATTGTGCCCGATCGATGAAAAAGGCGTATTTACACAAGAAGCGCCAGGTTTTGAAGGCGAGTTCTATGACAAGGCGAACAAAACCATCACAGAAGCACTTGATGAGGCGGGTGCACTGGAGAAACTCGGTTTCATCACTCACTCATATCCGCATGACTGGCGGACAAAAAAGCCGGTGATCTACCGGGCAACCGCCCAGTGGTTCGTGTCGATCGATGCCTTCCGTGATGATATCCTGACAGCGATCCGTAACACGTCCTTTACGCCTGCATGGGGTGAGACGCGTCTATTCAATATGCTGCGTGACCGTGGCGACTGGAATATCTCCCGTCAGCGGGTATGGGGTGTGCCAATCCCGGTATTTTACGCTGAAAATGGCGATGAAATCATCACGGAAGAGACAGTGGCTCATATTGCCGGACTGTTCCGGGAACACGGTTCAAACGTCTGGTTTGAGCGGGAAGCCAAAGATCTTTTACCGGAAGGGTTCACGCATCCGGCAAGTCCGAACGGCAAATTTACAAAAGAGCTGGATATCATGGATGTCTGGTTTGACTCAGGTTCCTCCCACCAGGGTGTACTGGAAGAACGGGACGATCTGCAGTACCCGGCTGACTTGTATCTGGAAGGTTCCGATCAATACCGCGGCTGGTTCAACTCGTCCTTGACAACAAGTGTCGCGATCAATGGAATCGCTCCGTATAAAGGCATTCTGAGCCACGGCTTCGTATTGGACGGCCACGGTCGCAAAATGAGTAAATCGCTTGGTAATATCACCGTGCCGGCAAAAGTCATCAACCAGCTCGGAGCAGACATCCTGCGTTTATGGGTGGCATCCGTGGACTTTACAGCAGATGTACGGGTTTCCGATGAAAACTTCAAGCAAGTATCGGAAGTATACCGGAAAATCCGTAATACATTGAAGTTCCTGCATGGTAACCTATTCGATTTCAATGAGCAGGAGCACCGGGTCGCTTATGAGGATATGCGGGAAATGGACCAGTATATGGTCATGAAACTGCGCGGAATGGTGGAAACAGCAACAAAGGGGTACGAAACTTATGAGTTCCCGGCAGTTTACCATGCACTTAACACTTTCTGTGCAACAGATCTCAGTGCTTTTTATCTCGATGTGGCAAAAGATGTGGTATACATCGAGCAGGCAGATCATCCGCACCGCCGGGCGATGCAGACAGTCATGTTCGATTCACTGAAAGCGCTGGTGAAACTGGCTTCTCCGATCATCCCGCATACGGCAGATGAAATGTGGTCTTACCTGGATCAGCCGGAAGCAAGTGTCCAGCTGACCGACTTTCCGGAAATAGAAGCATTTCCGGTGTTCGCTGATCTCGAAGAGAAATGGGAAGCATTCATGGAAGTGCGCGATGACGTGCTGAAAGCACTCGAAGAAGCCCGCGCTGCCAAAACGATCGGCAAGTCGCTTGAAGCGAAAGTGACGGTTTATGGCAATGAAGAAACAAAAGCGTTGCTCGCATCACTCGATGAAAACGTCGGCCAGCTCTTTATCGTCTCGGATTATGAATTCGGCGGCGAGCCGGCCAATGCACCGGACGGGGCATTGAAGCTAGATAAAGTGACAGTGTCAGTTGAAAAAGCACCAGGTGAAAAGTGTGCCCGCTGCTGGATGGTTTCCGAAGAACTGGGCGAAAGTGAAGAGCATCCGGATCTGTGCCCGCGCTGTACATCCGTAGTGGAAGCGTTGAAGGTATAG
- a CDS encoding cell division protein SepF, producing MNIKDKFKNFFYLEEEADEQPAPPKPVKQKPQRESQPVREQQQVREQMKKSAAERRARATDSPNLISLQTVTKSAKVTLVEPRAYAEAQDIAEHLKNKRSVVVNLQRIERDQGIRIVDFLSGTVYALGGDIQRIGRDIFICVPDTVEVDGVISDLYYEDQH from the coding sequence ATGAACATAAAGGACAAGTTTAAGAATTTCTTTTACCTTGAAGAAGAAGCAGATGAGCAGCCGGCGCCGCCCAAGCCTGTAAAGCAGAAGCCACAGCGGGAATCCCAACCTGTCCGCGAGCAGCAGCAAGTGCGGGAACAGATGAAAAAAAGTGCAGCTGAACGCCGGGCAAGAGCGACAGACAGTCCGAACCTGATCAGCCTGCAGACGGTGACGAAATCAGCGAAAGTGACACTGGTCGAACCGCGTGCTTATGCGGAGGCTCAGGACATTGCCGAGCACTTGAAGAATAAACGGTCGGTCGTTGTGAATCTTCAGCGGATTGAGCGGGATCAGGGAATCCGGATTGTCGACTTCCTGAGCGGAACGGTGTATGCTCTTGGTGGAGACATCCAGCGCATCGGTCGTGATATTTTCATTTGCGTGCCGGACACGGTTGAAGTGGACGGAGTCATCTCCGATTTGTATTATGAAGATCAACATTAA
- the pyrR gene encoding bifunctional pyr operon transcriptional regulator/uracil phosphoribosyltransferase PyrR, protein MTEKADILDEKAISRALTRVAHEIIERNKGIGDCVLVGIKTRGAFLAERLAEKIEGIEGRKIMTGELDITLYRDDLSEKTENREPLVQQVDVTHDVTDKKVILVDDVLYTGRTVRAAMDAIMDLGRPAQIQLAILIDRGHRELPIRADYVGKNIPTSSNERIVVEMRETDGRDQVTIHE, encoded by the coding sequence ATGACTGAAAAAGCGGACATCCTTGATGAAAAAGCAATCAGCCGGGCGCTTACCCGGGTCGCTCATGAAATTATTGAACGGAATAAAGGGATCGGCGATTGTGTGCTTGTCGGCATTAAAACGCGCGGGGCATTTCTTGCAGAGCGGCTGGCTGAAAAAATTGAGGGTATTGAAGGACGAAAAATCATGACAGGAGAACTGGACATCACACTGTATCGGGATGACCTGTCAGAAAAGACGGAAAACCGGGAACCGCTCGTCCAGCAGGTGGACGTGACGCATGATGTTACAGACAAAAAAGTCATCCTTGTCGATGATGTCCTGTACACCGGCCGGACAGTGCGTGCGGCAATGGATGCCATTATGGATCTCGGGCGTCCCGCACAGATTCAGCTGGCCATTCTGATTGACCGGGGACACCGGGAACTGCCGATTCGGGCTGATTATGTCGGTAAAAACATTCCGACTTCCAGCAATGAACGGATTGTTGTTGAAATGCGTGAAACAGACGGCCGGGATCAAGTGACGATTCACGAGTAG
- a CDS encoding solute carrier family 23 protein, whose translation MNDAVLDVKDRPSTGQWISLSLQHMFAMFGATILVPKLVGLSPAIALLTSGIATLIFVLVTQGKVPAYLGSSFAFILPIQLATEYGGLGSAMVGAVFVSFAYAIVSLLIWKTGYRWIMKLLPPIVVGPVIIVIGLALSGTAVDMAMNVDGEYSLLHFSAALVTLITAIICTIYFNNIISLMPILIGIAVGYIYSAVIGIVDFTVVQEANWLAVPDFLIPGVDYEIKVTFNLLLIMVPIVIVTISEHIGHQLVLGRVVGRNFIKDPGLHRSLLGDGLGTLISGLVGGPPKTTYGENIGVLAITRVYSIYVIIGAAVFAILFAFLGKVMALIETIPTAVLGGISILLFGIIASSGLRMLVDSNIDFGDQRNLIISSVVLVIGIGGAALEFTESFRVEGMALAAMIGALLNLILPGRPDYEELPDEIK comes from the coding sequence GTGAACGATGCAGTTTTGGATGTGAAAGACCGGCCCAGTACCGGTCAATGGATCAGTTTAAGTCTTCAGCACATGTTCGCCATGTTTGGCGCAACGATTCTTGTGCCGAAGCTTGTCGGACTCAGTCCGGCAATCGCGCTTCTGACAAGCGGAATTGCCACGCTCATATTTGTTCTGGTGACGCAAGGGAAAGTACCGGCATATCTCGGTTCCTCGTTTGCCTTCATCCTGCCGATCCAGCTGGCAACCGAATACGGGGGATTGGGAAGTGCAATGGTGGGCGCGGTATTCGTATCATTCGCCTATGCGATCGTCTCGCTCCTCATTTGGAAGACTGGGTACAGGTGGATCATGAAGCTGCTGCCGCCGATTGTGGTCGGTCCTGTGATTATCGTTATTGGACTGGCTTTATCCGGAACTGCGGTGGATATGGCGATGAACGTGGACGGCGAATACAGCCTGCTGCACTTCTCAGCAGCGCTTGTCACCCTGATTACAGCAATTATCTGTACGATTTATTTTAATAATATTATCAGTCTGATGCCGATTCTGATTGGAATAGCGGTCGGATACATCTATTCGGCGGTCATCGGAATTGTGGACTTCACTGTCGTTCAGGAAGCAAACTGGCTGGCAGTTCCGGATTTTCTCATACCGGGCGTCGATTATGAAATCAAAGTGACTTTTAACTTACTGCTGATTATGGTGCCGATCGTTATTGTCACCATCTCCGAGCATATCGGACACCAGCTTGTACTCGGGAGGGTTGTCGGCCGCAATTTCATCAAAGACCCAGGACTTCACCGCTCGCTCCTTGGCGATGGTCTCGGAACTTTAATTTCCGGACTTGTCGGCGGGCCGCCAAAAACGACATACGGTGAAAATATCGGTGTGCTTGCCATCACCCGGGTATACAGCATTTATGTCATTATCGGAGCTGCGGTTTTTGCCATCCTGTTCGCGTTCCTCGGAAAAGTTATGGCGCTGATCGAAACAATCCCGACAGCTGTACTGGGCGGCATTTCGATTCTCTTGTTCGGTATCATCGCTTCAAGTGGTCTCCGGATGCTGGTTGACAGCAACATCGACTTCGGAGATCAGCGCAATTTGATCATTTCTTCGGTTGTGCTGGTTATCGGCATCGGTGGAGCGGCACTCGAATTTACGGAATCCTTCCGGGTGGAAGGAATGGCACTGGCCGCCATGATTGGCGCCTTGCTGAATCTTATCCTGCCGGGCCGGCCGGATTATGAAGAACTGCCGGATGAAATTAAATAG
- a CDS encoding YggS family pyridoxal phosphate-dependent enzyme, protein MEPVKPIFDRLTEELSNIRSGINVVAVTKNVSTVRTQEAIDAGIVHIGENRAEGLIEKRKQINAEVTWHFIGSLQSRKVKDVIHLIDYLHSLDRKSLAKEIQKRAETPVNCFVQVNISGEESKHGLTPENTLEFILSLAPYDKIRVVGLMTMAPHTNDTENIRATFAGLKKLQAEIAAEALDHAPCTECSMGMSNDYRIAAEEGATFIRIGTALVGSESEAEK, encoded by the coding sequence ATGGAACCGGTGAAACCAATTTTTGATCGTTTAACTGAAGAGCTGAGCAATATCCGAAGCGGGATCAATGTAGTTGCTGTTACGAAGAATGTCAGCACAGTCCGGACGCAAGAAGCGATTGATGCAGGCATCGTGCATATCGGTGAGAACAGGGCGGAAGGGCTGATCGAGAAAAGGAAACAGATCAATGCGGAAGTAACGTGGCATTTCATCGGAAGCCTTCAGTCCCGGAAAGTGAAGGATGTCATCCATCTGATCGATTATCTTCACTCGCTGGACCGGAAGAGCCTGGCTAAAGAAATTCAAAAACGTGCAGAAACTCCGGTGAATTGCTTCGTTCAAGTCAATATATCAGGAGAAGAATCGAAACACGGATTGACTCCTGAGAATACACTGGAATTTATCCTGTCACTGGCTCCTTATGATAAAATCCGGGTTGTCGGCCTGATGACGATGGCTCCCCATACGAATGACACCGAAAACATCCGGGCAACGTTTGCCGGATTAAAGAAACTTCAAGCCGAAATAGCAGCGGAAGCTCTCGATCATGCCCCCTGCACGGAATGCTCGATGGGCATGTCGAATGATTACCGCATTGCCGCTGAAGAAGGCGCGACATTCATCCGGATCGGAACCGCACTTGTCGGATCGGAAAGTGAGGCGGAAAAATGA
- a CDS encoding DivIVA domain-containing protein: protein MPLTPLDIHNKQFTRGFRGYVEEEVNEFLQQVMKDYEALIQEKRELEERLKQTDERVGHFTTIEGTLQKSLMVAQEAAEEVRRNSQKEAELIVREAEKNADRILGEALAKSRKLGTEIDELKKQSMIFRSRFKMLVNAQLEMIESDDWEQLMEYTPAVREVAASAEEPGEQQEETSASEQQA from the coding sequence ATGCCGTTGACGCCGCTTGATATACATAACAAGCAATTCACCCGTGGTTTTCGTGGGTATGTGGAAGAAGAAGTAAACGAATTTTTGCAGCAGGTCATGAAAGACTATGAAGCATTGATTCAGGAAAAACGGGAGCTGGAAGAGCGGCTGAAACAAACCGATGAACGCGTCGGCCATTTTACGACCATTGAAGGCACTCTCCAGAAATCTTTGATGGTGGCACAGGAAGCGGCAGAAGAAGTGCGGCGGAATTCTCAGAAAGAGGCAGAACTGATTGTGCGGGAAGCCGAAAAAAATGCAGACCGGATTCTCGGTGAGGCTTTGGCGAAGTCCCGGAAACTTGGAACGGAAATCGATGAACTGAAAAAACAGTCGATGATATTCCGCAGCAGATTTAAGATGCTGGTGAACGCACAGCTTGAAATGATCGAGTCCGATGATTGGGAACAGCTGATGGAATATACACCGGCTGTCCGGGAAGTTGCTGCTTCTGCAGAAGAACCGGGAGAACAGCAGGAAGAGACGTCGGCGAGCGAACAGCAGGCTTGA
- a CDS encoding RluA family pseudouridine synthase — protein MEELTIEITEETAGGRIDKAVTAIDTDWSRSQIQAWLKDGSVKVNGGSVKQNYKVKNGDVITVLPPDPTELDIQAEDLGLEIVYEDADVLVVNKPKGMVVHPAPGHTSGTLVNGLMHQVTDLSGINGVMRPGIVHRIDKDTSGLLMVAKNDAAHASLVEQLIKKTVTRKYAAVVHGHIAHDKGTIDAPIARDPKDRQRMAVVDGGKSAVTHFTVTERLGEFTVVECQLETGRTHQIRVHMKYIGFPLAGDPKYGPKKTLDIGGQALHAGVIGFDHPKTGEYMEFTAEPPATFQELLESLRNNG, from the coding sequence ATGGAAGAATTGACAATCGAAATAACGGAAGAAACAGCAGGCGGCCGCATTGATAAAGCCGTCACTGCAATAGATACAGACTGGTCCCGCTCTCAGATCCAAGCTTGGCTGAAAGACGGGTCTGTTAAAGTGAATGGCGGAAGCGTCAAGCAGAACTATAAAGTGAAAAACGGAGATGTGATCACTGTATTGCCGCCTGACCCGACCGAACTGGATATCCAAGCGGAAGACCTCGGCCTGGAAATCGTCTATGAAGATGCGGACGTGCTCGTCGTGAACAAACCGAAGGGGATGGTCGTCCATCCCGCGCCAGGGCATACGTCCGGCACATTGGTGAACGGCCTGATGCATCAAGTGACGGATTTGTCGGGAATAAACGGCGTTATGCGCCCGGGGATCGTGCACCGGATCGATAAAGATACGTCAGGGCTTCTGATGGTGGCGAAGAATGACGCCGCTCATGCATCGCTTGTCGAACAACTTATAAAAAAGACAGTGACCCGTAAGTATGCGGCTGTTGTTCACGGCCATATCGCCCATGATAAAGGAACGATTGATGCGCCGATTGCCCGGGATCCAAAAGACCGGCAGCGGATGGCGGTTGTGGATGGCGGCAAATCCGCTGTCACGCATTTTACCGTCACAGAGCGTCTTGGAGAATTCACAGTCGTTGAATGTCAGCTTGAAACGGGCCGGACTCATCAGATCCGTGTCCATATGAAGTATATCGGGTTTCCATTGGCTGGTGATCCCAAATACGGACCGAAGAAAACGCTCGATATCGGCGGCCAGGCACTCCATGCCGGTGTCATCGGTTTTGATCATCCGAAGACCGGTGAATATATGGAATTCACGGCAGAGCCGCCAGCAACATTCCAGGAACTGCTGGAATCGCTCCGAAACAATGGTTGA
- the lspA gene encoding signal peptidase II has product MWKYYGIAFFIVIIDQWTKWLVIKNMELGERIPLWEPYLGWLSHRNRGAAWGMLEGQMWLFGIITLIVIGVIIYYFHRHAKGQPLFAITLMILLGGAVGNFIDRMWRGEVVDFVDILIPLFNYDFPIFNVADMALTAGVVLMIIYVWTEEKQEKKKVS; this is encoded by the coding sequence GTGTGGAAATATTATGGAATTGCGTTTTTTATAGTAATTATTGATCAGTGGACAAAATGGCTTGTCATCAAAAATATGGAGCTGGGAGAGCGGATCCCGCTTTGGGAACCGTATCTTGGCTGGCTGTCACACCGCAACCGGGGCGCTGCTTGGGGCATGTTGGAAGGACAGATGTGGCTATTCGGCATTATCACCCTCATCGTGATCGGTGTGATCATTTATTATTTCCACCGCCATGCCAAAGGACAGCCGCTGTTTGCGATTACGCTCATGATTTTGCTCGGCGGCGCTGTCGGCAATTTCATTGATCGGATGTGGCGCGGGGAAGTTGTGGATTTCGTTGATATCCTGATCCCGCTCTTCAATTATGATTTCCCGATTTTTAACGTGGCGGATATGGCGCTGACTGCCGGTGTAGTACTGATGATTATTTACGTTTGGACAGAAGAAAAACAGGAAAAGAAAAAGGTGTCGTAA
- a CDS encoding YggT family protein: MLTYYAVDLLTTIINYYTFVLIIYIFMSWLPNARESKIGQLFARVSEPYLEIFRKIIPPFGMIDISPIVAIFALRLAADGLWVLYSYIA, from the coding sequence ATACTGACGTATTATGCTGTAGACTTATTGACGACAATCATCAATTACTATACGTTCGTCCTGATTATTTATATTTTCATGTCGTGGCTTCCAAATGCCCGGGAATCGAAAATCGGCCAGCTGTTTGCCCGGGTCTCTGAACCCTACTTGGAGATTTTCAGAAAAATCATCCCGCCGTTCGGCATGATCGATATTTCACCGATCGTTGCGATTTTTGCCCTTCGCCTGGCAGCAGATGGGCTTTGGGTCTTGTATTCCTATATAGCTTAA
- a CDS encoding YlmH family RNA-binding protein: MDSLLQHFRKDEQPFIEQAAGWLREVEDRYTPKLTDFLDPRERFIVRSVVGASGIMTASEGLFPDAERQRMLLYPEYLEPVKEDFNITVFTVNYPSKFVTLAHPDVLGSLMGLGLGRGKFGDIRVDGDVIQVAIADEISQYVRTNFVTAGKVKVSLEAVEGEEQLLVQTEEWLEETLTVSSMRLDTVLASIFNISRQKASALINGGRVKVNWTVTEQPSFELHESDLLSVRGLGRVRVIMIEGRTKKDKLRLVIGRLEQKK; the protein is encoded by the coding sequence ATGGATTCGTTACTGCAGCATTTCAGGAAAGATGAGCAGCCGTTCATTGAACAGGCGGCGGGCTGGTTACGGGAAGTGGAAGATCGCTACACGCCGAAACTGACGGATTTCCTCGATCCCCGGGAGCGGTTTATTGTCCGGTCCGTGGTCGGGGCAAGCGGTATTATGACAGCGTCGGAAGGACTTTTTCCGGATGCTGAACGGCAGCGGATGCTGCTGTATCCGGAATACTTGGAGCCGGTAAAAGAAGATTTTAATATTACGGTTTTTACGGTTAATTACCCGTCTAAATTTGTGACGCTTGCTCATCCTGATGTTCTGGGTTCATTGATGGGACTTGGGCTTGGCCGTGGAAAGTTTGGAGACATCCGGGTTGATGGCGATGTGATCCAAGTAGCAATCGCAGATGAAATCAGCCAGTATGTCCGTACCAATTTCGTAACCGCAGGGAAAGTGAAAGTCAGCCTGGAAGCGGTGGAGGGTGAGGAACAGCTTCTGGTGCAGACGGAAGAGTGGCTGGAAGAAACGCTCACTGTGAGTTCAATGCGACTGGATACCGTCCTTGCATCCATATTCAACATATCCAGACAGAAAGCCTCTGCCCTGATAAACGGCGGCCGGGTAAAAGTCAATTGGACAGTCACGGAGCAGCCTTCCTTCGAACTACATGAAAGCGATCTGTTGTCGGTCAGAGGACTCGGCCGGGTGCGGGTCATCATGATTGAAGGGCGGACGAAAAAAGACAAGCTCCGGCTGGTGATCGGACGGCTTGAGCAGAAAAAATAA
- the ftsZ gene encoding cell division protein FtsZ has protein sequence MLEFDTSVDQLAVIKVIGVGGGGNNAVNRMIEHGVQGVDFIAVNTDAQALKLSKAEAKLQIGGKLTRGLGAGANPEVGKKAAEESKEQIEEALRGADMVFVTAGMGGGTGTGAAPVIAAIAKELGALTVGVVTRPFTFEGRKRSTQAMGGISTMKESVDTLIVIPNDRLLEIVDKNTPMLEAFREADNVLRQGVQGISDLIATPGLINLDFADVKTIMFNKGSALMGIGISSGENRAAEAAKKAISSPLLETSIDGAKGVIMNITGGSNLSLYEVQEAADIVASASDEEVNMIFGSVINDNLKDEIVVTVIATGFNEEQLRGARPVRGNMGAARQQQPAYQQPAYQQPPQRETRREEEPYQEPARQDRQQEDTLDIPTFLRNRRRR, from the coding sequence ATGTTGGAATTTGATACATCAGTTGATCAGTTAGCCGTCATCAAAGTAATCGGAGTGGGCGGCGGCGGAAACAATGCTGTAAACCGCATGATTGAACACGGCGTGCAGGGTGTTGATTTTATCGCTGTCAACACAGACGCGCAAGCACTCAAATTGTCCAAAGCAGAAGCGAAATTGCAGATCGGCGGCAAACTCACTCGCGGACTCGGCGCCGGAGCTAATCCGGAAGTCGGCAAGAAAGCGGCAGAGGAAAGTAAGGAACAGATTGAAGAAGCTCTCCGCGGTGCCGATATGGTCTTTGTTACTGCCGGTATGGGCGGGGGAACAGGAACAGGCGCTGCGCCTGTCATTGCAGCCATCGCAAAAGAATTAGGCGCACTGACAGTCGGGGTGGTGACACGTCCGTTTACATTTGAAGGACGCAAACGTTCCACACAGGCGATGGGCGGTATCAGCACGATGAAAGAATCGGTGGATACACTCATCGTAATTCCGAACGACCGTCTTCTTGAGATCGTGGACAAGAACACGCCGATGCTTGAAGCATTCCGGGAAGCAGATAACGTGCTGCGTCAAGGTGTTCAAGGCATTTCTGACCTCATTGCAACACCGGGGCTCATTAACCTTGACTTCGCCGATGTGAAAACAATCATGTTCAACAAAGGCTCTGCGCTGATGGGGATCGGGATTTCATCCGGTGAAAACCGTGCGGCGGAAGCAGCAAAAAAAGCCATCTCGAGCCCGTTGCTTGAAACGTCGATCGATGGGGCAAAAGGCGTTATCATGAACATCACAGGCGGCTCGAACCTTAGCCTGTATGAAGTGCAGGAAGCAGCAGACATCGTTGCCTCGGCTTCCGACGAAGAAGTAAATATGATTTTCGGTTCTGTCATCAATGATAACCTGAAAGACGAAATCGTCGTAACGGTTATTGCAACTGGATTCAACGAAGAACAGCTGCGCGGTGCGCGGCCGGTACGCGGGAATATGGGTGCTGCCCGTCAGCAGCAGCCGGCCTATCAGCAGCCGGCCTACCAACAGCCGCCGCAGCGTGAGACACGGCGGGAAGAAGAACCGTATCAGGAACCGGCCCGCCAGGATCGCCAGCAAGAAGATACACTTGATATCCCGACGTTCCTGCGCAACAGAAGACGCCGTTAA